The DNA window GGCGCTCGCTCCTCGTGGGCTCGGCGGCCTTCTTGGCCGCGTGTGCGACGGCCCCCACGCCCAAGTCCTCCACGGCGCAGGTGAAGGCTCCGCCCACGGCTCCTCCACCCGCGGCGGTGGCACCACAGCCTCCGCCGCCGAAGGACCTCACGCCCTCCGAGGAGTTCGCCGCGGCCATCCAGGCCTTCGAGGCCGGAAACCTGGACCGCGCCCGCCATGGCTTCGAGATGGTGCTGGCGAAAGCGCCCGGGAGTCTCAACGCGCGCTTCAACCTGGGCCTCATCGCCGAACGCCAGGGGCGCGTGGAGGATGCGCGCGGCGCCTACGAGCAGGTGCTTCAACGGGACCCGTCGCACACGTCCTCGGTGCTCAACCTGGCGGCGGTGTACCGCAAGCAGGAGCGCGGAGAGGAGGCGATTGCGCTCTTCGAGAAGGCGCTGAAGGCACCGGGGCACTCGCACGACGCGATGCTGCTCAACGGTTTGTCGGCGACGTATCGGCAGGCGGGGCGGCTCGACGAGTCCGAGGTCACCGCGCGCCGCGTGCTCGAGCGGAACAAGGACAACCCGGGGGCGTACAAGAACCTGGCCCATGTCGCGTATGCGCGGGAGAAGTACCGGCTGGCGGAGCTGCTCGTGGGCACCGCGCGCAAGCACGCGGAGAAGGACCCGTCGCTCTACAACCTGCTGGGCATGGTCTACCTGAAGCTCGATGAGCGCTCACGCGCGCTCGCGCAGTTCCAGAAGGCTGTGTCACTCGATGACAAGTACAGCCCGGGCTACCTCAATCTCGGAGCGCTGGCGCTGCGCTATCGCGACTACGCGGGCGCGGAGCGTGCCTTCACCCGTGCCCTCGAGCTCGAGCCGGATTCGATGGAGGCCCGGCTCTCGCTCGCGTGGGCGCTGGATGGCCAGAAGGGGCGCGACTCCAAGAAGGGGCTCGCGGCGGGCGAGGCCTTCGAGAAGGTGCTCGCCGCGCGAGACAACCTTCCGGAAGCGGTGTGTGGCGCGGGCTGGGCCTTCGCCGCGGACCGCGCGGGTTGGGAGCGGGCCATCGCCTTCCTCGACCGCTGCAAGGGGATGCAGTCCACGACCGAACAAGACAAGCAGTTGATCACCGCCAAGGTCCAAGGGCTCCAAAACATGCTCAAGGCCCCACCCGCGAACGCGGCGGCGGTGGCGAGTCCCGAAGGGGACGCGAAGAAGGACGGCGCCGAGGACAAGCAGGACGCGGCGACAGGAGGCGCGGGCTCCCTGTTGAACCAGCTGCCCCAGGACGCGAACGCGCCCGAGAACGCGCAGGAGAACACCTCCGAGGTCGCACCCGAGCCGCTCGAAGAGGAGAGCGCTCCGGCGGCTCCAGAGGCGGGTGGAGGGAGCCCCTCTCCGTCGAAGTAGGACAGGAATCGTGACAGGGGCAGGGGAGAAGTTTTTTCACCCTCCATGCCCCTGTTCAGCGGGCGACAAGCCAGGTCCGTGGGAATCGAGGACTTGGATTTGGACCGCCCCATGCAACAGGAGGCGGTGATGAGACGACTGGCAGCGGTGATGACCGGGGTGGGATTGCTCTGGGCGCCGGGGGTGGTGGCGCAGACGCCGGAGCGTCCCAAGGATTCAGTGAAAGTCATCCAGGAGGAGGACCGGACTGTCTTCAAGAAGAAGACAGTCATCGACTTCACGGATGTCGCGGTCGAGGGCGAGCTGACGAAGCCAGAGGGCTCGTACGTGCTCCATCGCAAGAAGACGGATTTCCAAAGCCTCATCAAGGTCCGGGAGAACTTCGACCCGGAGCTGCAGAAGTCCGTCGACAATCTCTAGCGGTGGCGTCAGGCGTTGGTCGGGTGTGGAAGGGAAGAAGGAAGAATCCTCATGGCGGCGGCGAAGAACAACAGCTTGACCCTTCGAATCACAGGCCCGGATGGCTCCACCGTGGAGACCATCTCCGAGGGCGACAGCGTCATCGTGGGCTCGGGTGCCCAGGCGGCGGTGAAGCTTCAGGACCCTCGGGTCTCCAACCTCCATGTGATGCTCAAGGTGGACAAGGATGGCTCGGTGACGGCCATCGACCTGGGCAGCGAGGCGGGGACGGAGATCAGCGGACAGCGGCTGGTCATCCCCACCGCGCTCAAGCCCGGTGATGTGTTGTGCGTGGGCGGCACGCGGGTGGAGGTCGTCTTTGGCCAGGCGGCGCCGGAGCGTCCTGCTCCCGCGGGTGCGAAGGTTTCGGGGCAGAACTTCCAGGGCTCGGTGACGCAGCGGACGCCTCCACGGGAGTCCATGCCCAGGCCCCAGGTGGTGACGCCTCCCTCGGCGGCGGCGAGCACGGCGCGGGGCGAGTTCGTCTTCACCCAGGCTCGCACGGAGTCCGCGGGCTCCTCGGGTGGGGGCTTGCGCACCGAGCGCGCCGTGAATCCCGCGGTGACGCCCGTCGCGGTTCCTCCTCCACCTCCGGTTCGCTCCTCGGTGGCCAGGCCTCCTGTCGCCGAGACTCCGGGCCGCGTGGTGCTTCCGCAACTGCGCGAGCCGCTCCCCGTCGAGGCGATGCCCACGGCCCGGGAGAAGGTGCTCCAGGTGGCGATGTTGTGGGGTGACACGCTGTTGCAGGTGCGGCACTTCGGGGATGGTGTCCCCGTCACCATCGGCGAGGGAAAGAAGAGCTGCTTCAACGTCCAGGTGCCGTCGGTGGGCGGGCGCTACGTGCTGGCCGTCGGCCGAGGTGAGCTGCTGGAGGTGCATGCGCCCAAGGGCTCGGGTGTCATCGTCACCGAGCGAGGGCACGTGAAGCCGAAGGACACGCTTCGCGCCGCGGGCCAGCTTACGGGCACTGTCGAGGACGCGGAGCAGGTCTTCAAGGTGGGCCTGCATCACCGTGTGGAGGTGACGGTCGGTCCGGTGACGTTCGTGGCCCGGTACGTGAAACCTTCGCCCGCCATCGCCACCAGCACGCTGGCGGAGACGGACTTCACGTTCTTCAAGATTGCCAGCATCTGCCTGCTCACGGGACTGGCGGTGGTGCTGGCGATGATGCTGACGCCTCGCTCGGAGATGGCGCCGCACGACGACATCTTCGAATCCCAGCAGCGCGTGGCGAAGTTCCTCGTCACGCCCGAGAAGCGCGTCGAGCAGAAGAAGCTCCAGCTCTCGGGCATGGAAGAGGGTGCGAAGGCGAAGGACGAAGAAGGCAAGTTCGGCAAGGAGGACGCGAAGCAGCAGGAGGCCGCGCCGTCCAAGCCGGGCACGCCCATGGTGGACAAGTCCAAGAAGGAGAAGGACCGGAAGGTGGTGGGCAAGGTCGGTCTCCTGGGCGCGTTCAAGGGACTCAAGGGCGGCGCCTCGGACGTGTTCGGGCCGGGCGGCTTCGGCACGGGCTTGAACAACATGCTGGGCGGCCTCAAGGGCGGCGCGGCCATGGGTGACGCGCAGGGCGCGGGGGGCCTGGGCTCTCGCGGCTCCGGGACGGGTGGCGGAGGCACGGCCATGGGCATCGGTGGCCTGGGCACGCGGGGCGATGGGCGAGGCACCGGTGGCACGGGCGGCATCGACCTGGGGGGACGCGGCAAGTCCATCACCAAGGTCATCCCGGGCAAGACGACCGTGGTGGGCGGCCTGGACAAGGACGTCATCGCGAAGGTGATTCGTCGCCACCAGAACGAAATCAAGTACTGCTACGAGTCGGAGTTGAACAAGGAGCCCAGCCTCGCGGGCAAGGTCGCGGTGGCCTTCACCATCGACCCCACCGGCGCGGTGTCCGACGCGACCGTGTCGGAGAGCACGCTGAACAACTCGCGCGCGGAGCAGTGCATGATTTCGCGCATCCGCCGCTGGAAGTTCCCGGAGCCCAAGGGCGGTGGTGTGGTGGCCGTGACGTATCCGTGGATGTTCTCGCCGGCGGGGTCCGAGGGCGGGGAAGGGTAGTGGACGTCCGCACGTCCTTCATTCCCGCCCCTCGTTGCCGTGTCGAGGGGGCGTCACTAACGTCCCACGCCGCTTCCGGTTGGACCGGGAGGGCCTCGTGTGGGGAGGTCCCGTGAACAAGTCCCAACTGGTTGCCGCGCTCGCGTTCGCCTTGCTGTCATCCCAAGCCCTCGCGGGGACGCCGCCGGAGGGCGTGGAGTTCAAGCCACGCCGAGGCTTCTACACCGACACCAACGTGGGCGTGTTCTTCACCGTGGGCGGGCAGAACTCCTACTCGAACGCCCAGACGTACCTGCAACTGGGTATCGGGTATGACCTGACGGAGCGCATCTCGCTGGGCGCGCACTTCGGCATGGGAGCGTCCGCGCAGAACTGCTTCGCGGGCTATCTGCCGGGCTCGGAGACGTGTGCGCTGTCCGACAACTTCACCATGCAGTTCCTGAACGCCACGGCGTCGTACCACCTGCGGTTGATGGACCGGGTGTACCTGACGCCGAAGCTGGTGGCGGGCTACACGCGGCTGGACCCGGCGCCGGTGGACCCTGACAAGGGCGACCCGGGCCGGGCCGTCAGCGCCCCCAACGCGGGCGTGGGCGTGGGCTTCGAGTACTCCACGGGCATGGACCACTTCTCCGTGGGCGCGGATGTCCTGGCCCGCTTCGTCATCGGCCCCGACATCACCTCCTTCGCCATCTTCCCGAAGGTGAAGTACACGTTCTGAGCGGGGCCGTGACGTGGGCCGTCAGGCCCCCGCGAGCCTTCCTCCGTCGATGGCCAGCGTCGTCCCCGTGACGAACGACGCGGCGTCCGAGCCCAGCCAGGCCACGGCCCGCGCGACCTCCTCCGGGCCTCCGATGCGGCCCATGGGCACGGCGCGGACGATGGGGGCCCGGCGCTCCTCGGGAATCTGCTGGAGTCGCCCGGTGAGGATGGGCCCGGGCGCGACGACGTTGAGGCGGATGCCCTTGTCCGCGTAGTCGAGCGCGGCGGAGCGGGTGAGGCCGATGATGGCGTGCTTGGTCGCGCTGTAGGCGCCCATGCCGCGGACGCCGTTGAGGCCCGCGGTGGAGGCCATGTTGACGATGGAGCCGCCTCCCGAGGCCAGCATCGCGTTGAGCTGGTGCTTCATGGCCAGGAAGAAGCCGCGCACGTTGATGCGGTAGGAGCGGTCCAGGTCATCGACGGACAGCTCTGCCAGGGGCGCGGGCATGTGCCCGTCCGCGGCGTTGTTGAAGGCCACGTCCAGCCGGCCGAACTTCGCGACCGTGGTGCGCACGAGCGACGCGATGGAGGCCTCGTCCCCCAGGTCCGCGGGCACCGGCAGGGCCGTGCCGCCTTGCTTTCGCAGCTCCTCCGCGAGCGCGTGGAGCGCATCCTCCGAGCGCGCCGCCAGCACCACGGTGGCGCCTTCCTCCACGAAGGTCTTCGCCGTCTGCG is part of the Myxococcus landrumus genome and encodes:
- a CDS encoding tetratricopeptide repeat protein, which gives rise to MSWLRMHDKTKPFLGYWRSLLVGSAAFLAACATAPTPKSSTAQVKAPPTAPPPAAVAPQPPPPKDLTPSEEFAAAIQAFEAGNLDRARHGFEMVLAKAPGSLNARFNLGLIAERQGRVEDARGAYEQVLQRDPSHTSSVLNLAAVYRKQERGEEAIALFEKALKAPGHSHDAMLLNGLSATYRQAGRLDESEVTARRVLERNKDNPGAYKNLAHVAYAREKYRLAELLVGTARKHAEKDPSLYNLLGMVYLKLDERSRALAQFQKAVSLDDKYSPGYLNLGALALRYRDYAGAERAFTRALELEPDSMEARLSLAWALDGQKGRDSKKGLAAGEAFEKVLAARDNLPEAVCGAGWAFAADRAGWERAIAFLDRCKGMQSTTEQDKQLITAKVQGLQNMLKAPPANAAAVASPEGDAKKDGAEDKQDAATGGAGSLLNQLPQDANAPENAQENTSEVAPEPLEEESAPAAPEAGGGSPSPSK
- the cglE gene encoding adventurous gliding motility protein CglE, producing the protein MNKSQLVAALAFALLSSQALAGTPPEGVEFKPRRGFYTDTNVGVFFTVGGQNSYSNAQTYLQLGIGYDLTERISLGAHFGMGASAQNCFAGYLPGSETCALSDNFTMQFLNATASYHLRLMDRVYLTPKLVAGYTRLDPAPVDPDKGDPGRAVSAPNAGVGVGFEYSTGMDHFSVGADVLARFVIGPDITSFAIFPKVKYTF
- a CDS encoding TonB family protein; translation: MAAAKNNSLTLRITGPDGSTVETISEGDSVIVGSGAQAAVKLQDPRVSNLHVMLKVDKDGSVTAIDLGSEAGTEISGQRLVIPTALKPGDVLCVGGTRVEVVFGQAAPERPAPAGAKVSGQNFQGSVTQRTPPRESMPRPQVVTPPSAAASTARGEFVFTQARTESAGSSGGGLRTERAVNPAVTPVAVPPPPPVRSSVARPPVAETPGRVVLPQLREPLPVEAMPTAREKVLQVAMLWGDTLLQVRHFGDGVPVTIGEGKKSCFNVQVPSVGGRYVLAVGRGELLEVHAPKGSGVIVTERGHVKPKDTLRAAGQLTGTVEDAEQVFKVGLHHRVEVTVGPVTFVARYVKPSPAIATSTLAETDFTFFKIASICLLTGLAVVLAMMLTPRSEMAPHDDIFESQQRVAKFLVTPEKRVEQKKLQLSGMEEGAKAKDEEGKFGKEDAKQQEAAPSKPGTPMVDKSKKEKDRKVVGKVGLLGAFKGLKGGASDVFGPGGFGTGLNNMLGGLKGGAAMGDAQGAGGLGSRGSGTGGGGTAMGIGGLGTRGDGRGTGGTGGIDLGGRGKSITKVIPGKTTVVGGLDKDVIAKVIRRHQNEIKYCYESELNKEPSLAGKVAVAFTIDPTGAVSDATVSESTLNNSRAEQCMISRIRRWKFPEPKGGGVVAVTYPWMFSPAGSEGGEG
- a CDS encoding SDR family NAD(P)-dependent oxidoreductase yields the protein MSRQGLLEGKVALVIGASRGIGAQTAKTFVEEGATVVLAARSEDALHALAEELRKQGGTALPVPADLGDEASIASLVRTTVAKFGRLDVAFNNAADGHMPAPLAELSVDDLDRSYRINVRGFFLAMKHQLNAMLASGGGSIVNMASTAGLNGVRGMGAYSATKHAIIGLTRSAALDYADKGIRLNVVAPGPILTGRLQQIPEERRAPIVRAVPMGRIGGPEEVARAVAWLGSDAASFVTGTTLAIDGGRLAGA